In Paraburkholderia caribensis, a single window of DNA contains:
- a CDS encoding YbdK family carboxylate-amine ligase produces the protein MSLEAFIDSKPFTFGVELEMQIVNTHDYDLTKAGTDLLRLIKDEKIPGNITPEITESMIELSTGICTTHEQAVADLRTIRDTLVAAADRLNVGLCGGGTHAFQQWSERKIVDTPRFQYLSELYGYLAKQFTVFGQHVHIGCPDADSALFLLHSMSRYIPHFIALSASSPFVQGVDTGFHSARLNSVFAFPLSGRAPFVLTWDSFEEYFSKMVHTGVVNSMKDFYWDIRPKPGFGTIEVRVMDTPLSVDRAAAIACYIQTLARHLLLDKPLMPKEDDYLVYTFNRFEACRFGLAGTCIDPQTGERRTISEDIIHTLERIAPHADALGSGKALEEIGTIARGQVNDATWLRNVADQEQSLHEVVRQQCLQWRA, from the coding sequence ATGTCACTCGAAGCCTTCATCGATTCGAAACCGTTCACCTTCGGTGTCGAACTCGAGATGCAGATCGTCAATACCCATGACTATGATCTGACCAAAGCAGGAACCGACCTGCTCCGGCTCATCAAGGACGAAAAGATCCCGGGCAACATTACGCCGGAAATCACCGAAAGCATGATCGAGCTGTCGACGGGCATCTGCACGACGCACGAGCAGGCGGTCGCCGATCTACGCACCATTCGCGACACGCTGGTCGCCGCGGCGGACCGGCTGAACGTCGGCCTGTGCGGCGGCGGCACGCACGCTTTCCAGCAATGGAGCGAGCGCAAAATTGTCGACACGCCGCGCTTTCAGTACCTTTCGGAGCTCTACGGCTACCTGGCGAAGCAGTTCACCGTGTTCGGCCAGCACGTGCACATCGGGTGCCCGGATGCCGACAGCGCGCTGTTCCTGCTGCATTCGATGTCGCGCTACATCCCGCACTTCATCGCGCTGTCGGCGTCGTCGCCGTTCGTGCAGGGCGTCGATACGGGCTTTCACTCGGCACGCCTGAACTCTGTGTTCGCGTTTCCGCTGTCGGGCCGCGCGCCGTTCGTCCTCACATGGGACAGCTTCGAAGAGTACTTTTCGAAGATGGTGCACACGGGCGTCGTGAACAGCATGAAGGACTTCTACTGGGATATCCGGCCCAAGCCCGGCTTCGGCACCATCGAAGTGCGCGTGATGGACACGCCGCTTTCCGTCGACCGCGCGGCCGCGATTGCCTGCTACATCCAGACGCTCGCGCGCCATCTGCTGCTCGACAAGCCCTTGATGCCCAAGGAAGACGACTATCTCGTCTACACGTTCAACCGTTTCGAGGCGTGCCGCTTCGGGCTGGCGGGCACGTGTATCGATCCGCAGACGGGTGAGCGCCGTACGATTTCCGAAGACATCATTCACACGCTCGAGCGCATCGCGCCGCATGCGGATGCACTGGGCTCGGGCAAGGCGCTGGAGGAAATTGGCACGATCGCGCGCGGGCAGGTGAACGACGCGACCTGGCTGCGCAATGTGGCCGACCAGGAGCAATCACTGCATGAAGTGGTTCGGCAACAGTGCCTGCAGTGGCGCGCATAA
- a CDS encoding 4a-hydroxytetrahydrobiopterin dehydratase: protein MIQKLSSEQRATQIAQLDGWQSVEGRDAIKRQLRFADFNEAFGFMTRVAIKAQEMDHHPEWFNVYSNVEITLSTHEANGITERDIRLARFIDEIAAGK, encoded by the coding sequence ATGATCCAGAAACTCTCTTCTGAACAACGCGCAACGCAGATCGCTCAACTCGATGGCTGGCAAAGCGTCGAAGGCCGCGATGCGATCAAACGGCAGCTCAGGTTCGCCGACTTCAACGAAGCGTTCGGCTTCATGACACGCGTCGCGATCAAGGCCCAGGAGATGGACCATCATCCGGAATGGTTCAACGTCTATAGCAACGTCGAGATCACGCTATCGACGCACGAAGCAAACGGAATCACCGAGCGCGACATTCGCCTTGCGCGTTTCATTGATGAAATTGCGGCGGGAAAGTGA
- a CDS encoding MOSC domain-containing protein, whose amino-acid sequence MTAVDHRVVTVDAVLTGKIAPLGGDLSGKKSAIGKTPVVGRVWLGETGLEGDQQAELKHHGGPEKALHHYPFDHYATWRSEWRADESNLSTLDRRGAFGENLSTRGLTEADVCVGDVYRIGGAIVQVSQPRQPCWKLNLRFARADMSRAVQNTRRTGWYYRVLEAGEIGAGDAIERLARPHAQWSVERLLRVFYVDRDDRQALEAMAQLDTLSPSWRKTATKRLESGEVESWSNRLDVPPSQS is encoded by the coding sequence ATGACCGCTGTGGATCACCGCGTTGTTACCGTCGATGCCGTCCTCACCGGCAAGATTGCGCCGTTGGGCGGTGATCTGTCGGGCAAGAAGAGCGCGATCGGCAAGACGCCTGTCGTTGGCCGTGTTTGGCTCGGCGAAACAGGACTCGAAGGTGATCAGCAGGCCGAACTCAAACACCACGGCGGCCCGGAAAAAGCGCTGCATCACTATCCGTTCGACCACTACGCCACCTGGCGCAGCGAATGGCGGGCGGACGAATCCAACCTGTCAACGCTCGACCGACGCGGCGCATTCGGCGAAAACCTGAGTACGCGCGGCCTGACGGAAGCGGATGTTTGCGTCGGCGATGTGTACCGGATCGGCGGGGCGATCGTCCAGGTATCGCAGCCTCGCCAGCCATGCTGGAAACTGAACCTGAGGTTCGCGCGCGCCGACATGTCGCGCGCCGTGCAGAACACGCGCCGCACGGGCTGGTACTACCGCGTGCTCGAAGCTGGCGAGATCGGTGCAGGCGACGCAATCGAGCGGCTCGCCCGTCCCCATGCACAGTGGAGCGTCGAGCGCCTGTTGCGCGTGTTCTACGTCGATCGCGACGACCGGCAGGCACTCGAAGCGATGGCGCAACTGGACACGCTATCGCCGTCATGGCGCAAGACCGCGACGAAGCGCCTCGAGAGCGGCGAAGTCGAATCGTGGTCGAATCGTCTCGATGTACCGCCCAGCCAAAGCTGA
- a CDS encoding response regulator transcription factor: MRLLLIEDDRPIARGIQSSLEQAGFTVDMVHDGIFAEQALTQNRHELVILDLGLPGIDGMTLLSRFRQSNRHTPVIVLTARDELNDRVQGLNSGADDYMLKPFEPAELEARIRAVMRRSGPHGDMPRPEVSLGGVRLSGVDRRIFNDDKPLELSPREFAVLEMLLLRHGRVVSKAQLQDHLTHFGGDLGDTAIEVYVHRVRKKLENCRVEIVTVRGFGYLLQEIRQAS; the protein is encoded by the coding sequence ATGCGACTCCTTCTGATCGAAGACGACCGCCCTATCGCGCGCGGCATCCAAAGCAGTCTCGAACAAGCCGGCTTCACGGTCGACATGGTCCACGACGGCATCTTCGCCGAACAGGCCCTCACCCAAAACCGCCACGAACTCGTGATCCTCGATCTGGGATTGCCCGGCATCGACGGCATGACGCTGCTGTCGCGTTTCCGTCAAAGCAACCGTCATACGCCCGTGATCGTCCTGACCGCGCGCGACGAATTGAATGATCGCGTGCAAGGCCTCAATTCCGGCGCCGACGACTACATGCTGAAGCCGTTCGAGCCCGCCGAACTGGAAGCGCGCATTCGCGCCGTGATGCGCCGCAGCGGACCGCACGGCGACATGCCGCGTCCGGAAGTGTCGCTCGGTGGCGTGCGTCTGTCGGGTGTGGATCGCCGCATCTTCAACGACGACAAGCCGCTCGAACTGTCGCCGCGCGAATTCGCCGTGCTCGAAATGCTGTTGCTGCGCCACGGCCGCGTGGTCAGCAAGGCGCAACTGCAGGATCACCTGACTCACTTCGGCGGCGATCTCGGCGACACCGCGATCGAAGTCTATGTGCACCGCGTGCGCAAAAAGCTCGAAAACTGCCGCGTCGAAATCGTCACGGTGCGCGGTTTCGGCTATCTGCTCCAGGAAATCCGCCAGGCGTCATAA
- a CDS encoding NADH:flavin oxidoreductase/NADH oxidase has protein sequence MSALFTPLTLRSVTLPNRIVVSPMCQYSAERGEATAWHMIHLGHLALSGAGMLCIEATAVEPDGRITPADLGLWDDVTEEALKPVLAAIRKHSKVHVAMQLSHAGRKASSNVPWEGGQLIPVADGGWLPHAPSALPHKAGEEPPLALDNAGLNRIREAFAASARRAARLGIDALEVHAAHGYLLHQFLSPLANQRSDEYGGSRENRMRFPLEIFDIVRAAFPADKPVGVRVSAIDWVDGGITIEDTIAFAQELKKRGCDWVDVSSGGVSPLQKIPLEPGYQVPFAKAVKEATGMTTMAVGLITDPEHANRLIEEGDADLIAMARAMLYDPRWPWHAAAQLGATVDAPPQYWRSQPREQKALFGDISFGQR, from the coding sequence ATGAGCGCACTTTTCACTCCGCTCACGCTGCGTAGCGTGACGCTGCCGAATCGCATCGTCGTGTCACCGATGTGTCAATACTCCGCCGAACGCGGCGAAGCGACGGCGTGGCACATGATTCATCTCGGGCATCTCGCGCTGTCGGGCGCGGGCATGTTGTGCATCGAGGCGACGGCCGTCGAACCCGATGGCCGCATCACGCCCGCCGACCTCGGCTTGTGGGACGACGTGACGGAAGAAGCACTGAAGCCTGTGCTGGCCGCGATCCGCAAGCACTCGAAAGTGCACGTCGCAATGCAGCTATCGCATGCGGGGCGCAAGGCATCGAGCAACGTGCCGTGGGAAGGCGGGCAACTGATTCCCGTTGCCGACGGCGGTTGGCTCCCGCACGCGCCGTCCGCGCTGCCGCACAAAGCCGGTGAAGAGCCACCGCTCGCGCTGGACAACGCGGGCCTCAACCGCATCCGCGAAGCGTTCGCGGCGTCGGCGCGCCGTGCCGCGCGTCTGGGCATCGACGCACTCGAAGTGCACGCCGCGCACGGTTATCTGCTGCATCAGTTCCTGTCGCCGCTCGCGAATCAGCGCAGCGACGAATACGGCGGCTCGCGCGAGAACCGCATGCGTTTCCCGCTCGAAATATTCGATATCGTGCGCGCTGCATTTCCCGCTGACAAACCCGTGGGCGTGCGCGTCTCGGCAATCGACTGGGTGGACGGCGGCATCACGATCGAAGACACGATCGCGTTCGCGCAAGAGTTGAAGAAGCGCGGCTGCGACTGGGTCGATGTGTCATCGGGTGGCGTGTCGCCGTTGCAGAAGATCCCGCTCGAACCCGGCTATCAGGTGCCGTTCGCGAAGGCGGTGAAGGAGGCGACGGGCATGACGACGATGGCGGTCGGCTTGATCACGGACCCGGAGCACGCGAACCGGCTGATCGAAGAGGGCGACGCGGATCTCATCGCGATGGCCCGCGCGATGCTCTACGATCCGCGCTGGCCGTGGCACGCGGCCGCGCAACTCGGCGCGACGGTCGACGCTCCGCCGCAATACTGGCGCTCGCAACCGCGCGAGCAGAAGGCGCTGTTCGGCGATATTTCGTTCGGTCAGCGCTGA
- a CDS encoding LysR family transcriptional regulator: protein MDLTLLRAFATVAREGNLTRAAAQLHLTQPAVSLQIKNLQTALGVTLFTRTSHGLALTRDGQALLPHAERALAAASDVERAAATLRQEVRGRLRIGTILDPAFLRLGGFLKQLVETWPHIETQLRHGMSGWVRDQVRAGELDVGYYIGQPDDDEPRDSAIFHAVTLTHFQYRVLAPPGWKDRMKGARDWRALASFPWIWTPPASAHNRLLTRRFADAGVKPVKVAEVDQEPSMLDLVKSGVGLTLARDSTALAEAHAHALTIVEGITVPTELTFITLAAHKDEPAIAVALKLIEQQWSA from the coding sequence ATGGACCTCACCCTGCTCCGCGCCTTCGCGACGGTCGCGCGCGAAGGCAATCTGACGCGCGCTGCCGCGCAATTGCATCTGACCCAGCCCGCCGTCAGTCTGCAGATCAAGAACCTGCAAACCGCGCTCGGCGTGACGCTGTTCACCCGCACGTCGCACGGCCTCGCGCTCACGCGCGACGGCCAGGCGCTGTTGCCGCACGCCGAGCGCGCCCTCGCGGCCGCCAGCGATGTCGAACGGGCGGCCGCCACGCTGCGCCAGGAAGTGCGCGGGCGTCTGCGCATCGGCACGATTCTCGATCCGGCGTTTCTGCGGCTTGGCGGGTTTCTGAAGCAGCTCGTCGAGACGTGGCCGCACATCGAAACGCAATTGCGGCACGGCATGTCCGGCTGGGTGCGCGACCAGGTGCGTGCGGGCGAACTCGACGTCGGTTACTACATCGGCCAGCCGGACGACGACGAACCGCGCGACAGCGCGATCTTTCACGCTGTCACCCTGACGCACTTTCAATACCGCGTGCTGGCGCCGCCCGGCTGGAAAGACCGCATGAAAGGCGCACGCGACTGGCGCGCGCTCGCTTCGTTTCCGTGGATCTGGACGCCGCCCGCGTCCGCGCACAACCGGCTGCTGACGCGCCGCTTCGCAGATGCCGGGGTCAAGCCCGTCAAGGTCGCAGAAGTGGATCAGGAACCGTCGATGCTCGATCTCGTCAAATCGGGCGTCGGCCTCACGCTCGCGCGAGATTCGACCGCGCTCGCTGAAGCGCACGCGCACGCGCTGACGATCGTCGAAGGCATCACGGTGCCGACCGAGCTGACATTCATCACGCTCGCCGCGCACAAGGACGAGCCGGCGATCGCTGTGGCGCTGAAGCTGATTGAACAGCAGTGGTCGGCGTAA
- a CDS encoding Lrp/AsnC family transcriptional regulator, giving the protein MLELDHFDLALLDVLQRFGRATHQQLGEQVPLSPSQIGRRLQRLESIGVVDGYRVVLRPEKLGLGVTAFTSLKLKHHGDSIIEQFQQQIDVLPEVLECHAVVGDADYLLRIVAPDLNALSSFVMKKLMRVPGVDSVRSYIVLTTFKRNGPLPLGHLTPGAAAV; this is encoded by the coding sequence ATGCTAGAACTCGATCACTTCGATCTGGCGCTGCTCGACGTCCTGCAGCGCTTCGGGCGCGCGACGCACCAGCAACTGGGCGAGCAGGTGCCGCTGTCGCCGTCGCAGATCGGGCGGCGCCTGCAGCGGCTGGAGTCGATTGGCGTGGTCGACGGCTATCGCGTCGTGCTGCGGCCCGAAAAGCTCGGGCTCGGCGTGACGGCCTTCACGAGCCTGAAACTGAAGCACCACGGCGATTCGATCATCGAGCAGTTCCAGCAGCAGATCGACGTGCTGCCCGAAGTGCTGGAGTGCCACGCGGTGGTCGGCGACGCAGATTACCTGCTGCGTATCGTGGCGCCGGATCTGAACGCGCTGTCGTCGTTCGTGATGAAGAAGCTGATGCGGGTGCCGGGCGTCGACAGCGTGCGCTCGTACATCGTGCTGACGACGTTCAAGCGCAACGGCCCATTGCCGCTCGGTCATCTGACGCCGGGCGCAGCCGCCGTCTGA
- a CDS encoding sensor histidine kinase, whose product MPYPAANSLRRQLLRRLAAPLSLLALMSGLIAYWLAWQYTQHVVDRSLADLATAISKQIQIAGPDAPITVPPLAQAMFSDPVEQLVYRISNGETEIAGDPKLPLQGTNVRRMHYAYVFETQHEGTAVRVAQVRVDQPTGNPVVIEVGQPVHHRFRIAAEFLVAIMMPLLLLLLAGWVIVWRVVNQQLNPLTDLADSLNRQTHTSLEPVDETFVPVEIRPLTGALNGLLDRLKSALDAQRKFIADAAHQLRTPLTAIKLHAEQAAIGRDPQQTLAAVKELRAAADRAVRLSNQLLSLARAEPGEQAARFVNLDVASLAFDTGAEWVPRALAVHVDLGFQRLDDPSNDHPLIARGNPVLLREVIANLLDNALKYVPPSRMNGARITMTVAQTVVDGVPTAEVTVEDNGPGVPQKQQPDLFKRFFRGDGQGLSDGTVDGGAGLGLAIVHDIMALHRGSVHYEDAADGGARFIVRLPVATGAVLRAPEPPRETKKPAHHAPVDP is encoded by the coding sequence ATGCCCTATCCCGCCGCGAATAGCCTGCGCCGCCAGTTGCTGCGCCGGCTCGCCGCTCCCCTTTCCCTGCTCGCGCTGATGAGCGGCCTCATCGCGTACTGGCTCGCGTGGCAATACACGCAGCATGTAGTCGACCGTTCACTCGCCGATCTCGCCACGGCCATTTCGAAGCAGATCCAGATTGCCGGCCCCGATGCGCCGATCACAGTACCGCCGCTCGCGCAGGCGATGTTCTCCGACCCAGTCGAACAACTCGTGTACCGGATCAGCAATGGCGAAACCGAAATCGCCGGCGACCCGAAACTGCCGCTGCAAGGCACCAACGTGCGGCGCATGCACTACGCGTACGTGTTCGAGACGCAGCACGAAGGGACGGCCGTGCGCGTCGCACAGGTACGCGTCGACCAGCCGACGGGCAATCCCGTCGTCATCGAAGTCGGCCAGCCTGTGCATCACCGCTTTCGCATTGCCGCAGAATTTCTGGTCGCGATCATGATGCCGCTGCTGCTGTTGCTGCTGGCGGGCTGGGTGATCGTGTGGCGCGTCGTGAATCAGCAGCTGAATCCGCTGACAGATCTCGCCGATTCACTGAACCGCCAGACCCACACGTCGCTGGAACCCGTCGACGAAACGTTCGTCCCCGTCGAAATCCGTCCGCTGACGGGCGCGCTGAACGGCCTGCTAGACCGTCTGAAATCCGCCCTCGACGCCCAACGCAAATTCATCGCCGACGCCGCGCATCAGTTGCGCACGCCGCTCACCGCGATCAAGCTGCACGCGGAACAGGCGGCCATTGGGCGCGACCCGCAGCAGACGCTCGCCGCCGTCAAGGAACTGCGTGCCGCCGCCGATCGTGCCGTGCGTCTGTCGAACCAGTTGCTGTCGCTGGCGCGCGCCGAACCGGGCGAACAGGCCGCGCGTTTCGTGAATCTCGACGTCGCGTCGCTCGCTTTCGATACGGGCGCCGAATGGGTGCCGCGCGCGCTTGCCGTGCACGTGGACCTCGGTTTTCAACGGCTCGACGATCCGTCGAACGATCACCCTCTGATCGCGCGCGGCAATCCAGTACTGCTGCGTGAGGTGATTGCGAATCTGCTCGACAACGCGCTGAAATACGTGCCGCCGTCGCGCATGAACGGCGCGCGGATCACGATGACGGTCGCGCAAACCGTGGTGGATGGCGTCCCGACCGCGGAAGTCACGGTGGAAGACAACGGACCTGGCGTGCCCCAAAAGCAGCAGCCCGATCTGTTCAAGCGCTTCTTCCGCGGCGACGGCCAGGGCTTGAGCGACGGCACGGTCGACGGCGGCGCAGGTCTCGGCCTGGCGATCGTGCACGACATCATGGCGCTGCATCGCGGCAGCGTGCATTACGAAGATGCCGCCGATGGTGGCGCGCGTTTTATCGTGCGGCTTCCCGTCGCGACGGGCGCCGTGCTTCGCGCACCGGAGCCGCCCCGCGAAACAAAAAAACCGGCGCATCATGCGCCGGTCGATCCCTGA
- a CDS encoding glutamine amidotransferase produces the protein MHHEVLAIRHVHFEDLGSLERVLGERGRPVRYLDVGFARIEAPDPMRPSLMVILGGPISAYDDERYPTIAPLVSMIEKRIAAGLPTLGICLGAQLIARVLGARVYPSGQSEIGWTPLTLTDAGKQSPLRHLDGAHTSMLHWHGDTFDLPQGAVHLASTPACTNQAFSWGKHVLGLQCHPEIRTDRFEPWLIGNAGEIAGHGIDVRALRADTAKHGPKLEAAATSMFGEWLDQLAARP, from the coding sequence ATGCATCACGAAGTTCTCGCCATCCGCCATGTGCACTTCGAGGATCTGGGCAGTCTCGAACGGGTGCTCGGCGAGCGGGGGCGTCCTGTGCGCTATCTGGATGTCGGGTTTGCGCGCATCGAGGCGCCCGACCCCATGAGGCCGTCGCTGATGGTGATTCTCGGCGGGCCGATCAGCGCGTACGACGACGAGCGCTATCCGACGATCGCGCCGCTCGTCTCCATGATCGAAAAGCGCATTGCAGCGGGCTTGCCGACACTCGGCATTTGCCTCGGCGCGCAACTGATCGCTCGGGTGCTTGGCGCGCGGGTCTATCCGTCCGGGCAGTCGGAAATCGGCTGGACGCCGTTGACGCTCACCGATGCCGGCAAGCAGTCGCCGCTGCGGCATCTCGACGGGGCGCATACGTCGATGCTTCATTGGCACGGCGATACATTCGATCTTCCGCAAGGCGCGGTGCATCTCGCATCCACGCCCGCCTGTACGAATCAGGCGTTCTCGTGGGGCAAGCATGTGCTTGGCCTGCAATGTCACCCCGAAATCCGCACCGACCGCTTCGAGCCCTGGCTGATCGGTAACGCCGGCGAAATCGCGGGCCACGGTATCGACGTACGCGCGCTGCGCGCCGATACCGCGAAGCATGGCCCGAAGCTGGAAGCCGCGGCGACCAGCATGTTCGGCGAATGGCTCGACCAACTGGCCGCGCGACCCTGA
- a CDS encoding MarR family winged helix-turn-helix transcriptional regulator encodes MSEGVYGEQATGRVTHSLLRLSTAMRSQAWEWAEGAGLTPTQGEILVLLMQRKGPMRLGEIARETALTAATTSDAVSTLESKGLVEKRRALDDGRALAVRLTARGRTAAKRAAQWPDFLAKAVGTLRDEEQSLFYRTLLKTVRQLEVQGHIPPHRMCVTCTHFEPSKNPKKTPHRCMLLDLSMSDTDLRLDCSVHETADAATQKKTWKIFAQQA; translated from the coding sequence ATGAGCGAAGGCGTATACGGAGAGCAGGCAACCGGGCGGGTGACCCACAGCCTGTTGCGACTCAGCACGGCCATGCGGAGCCAGGCATGGGAATGGGCGGAAGGCGCTGGTCTGACGCCTACCCAGGGCGAAATCCTCGTGCTGCTGATGCAGCGCAAGGGACCGATGCGGCTCGGCGAAATCGCACGCGAAACGGCGCTGACGGCCGCGACCACGAGCGATGCCGTGAGCACGCTGGAAAGCAAGGGTCTCGTCGAAAAGCGTCGCGCGCTCGACGACGGACGCGCGCTTGCCGTGCGTCTGACGGCTCGCGGCCGCACCGCGGCCAAGCGCGCCGCGCAATGGCCTGACTTCCTCGCGAAGGCGGTCGGCACGCTGCGCGACGAAGAACAATCGCTCTTTTATCGCACGTTGCTGAAGACCGTGCGCCAGCTCGAAGTGCAAGGCCACATTCCGCCGCACCGGATGTGCGTGACCTGCACGCATTTCGAGCCGAGCAAGAACCCGAAGAAGACGCCGCATCGCTGCATGCTGCTCGATCTGTCGATGTCGGACACCGATCTGCGTCTGGACTGCTCGGTGCACGAAACGGCCGACGCGGCCACGCAGAAAAAGACCTGGAAGATTTTCGCGCAGCAAGCCTGA
- a CDS encoding SET domain-containing protein, with protein sequence MSSRRIAVRQSGVHGKGVFALEPIAAGERLIEYKGQRISWKEALRRHPHNPDEPNHTFYFALDSGDVIDGKVKGNSARWINHSCAPNCEAEEIDGHVFIDALRDIDAGEELFYDYGLVIDARQTKKLKKEYECRCGARKCRGTMLAAPDKKEEKKAKKKK encoded by the coding sequence ATGAGTTCACGCAGGATCGCTGTGCGTCAATCGGGCGTGCACGGCAAAGGCGTGTTTGCACTCGAACCGATCGCAGCCGGCGAGCGGTTGATCGAATACAAGGGCCAACGGATTTCCTGGAAGGAAGCGCTGCGGCGGCATCCTCACAATCCGGACGAACCGAATCACACGTTCTACTTTGCGCTCGATAGCGGCGATGTCATCGACGGCAAGGTGAAGGGCAACAGCGCGCGCTGGATCAATCACTCGTGTGCGCCGAATTGCGAAGCGGAAGAGATCGACGGGCACGTGTTTATCGACGCGCTGCGCGATATCGACGCGGGCGAAGAGTTGTTCTACGACTACGGGCTCGTGATCGACGCGCGTCAGACGAAGAAGCTGAAGAAGGAATACGAGTGCCGTTGCGGCGCGCGCAAGTGCCGCGGCACGATGCTTGCGGCGCCGGACAAGAAGGAAGAGAAGAAAGCGAAGAAGAAAAAGTGA
- a CDS encoding DUF3717 domain-containing protein, with translation MSDITIHELEAAINFWRSRSPSSGDELVLCKEASALSKPYALMIVQRQTVLPQEGMDEIARAAWDSYVSLKNGLKK, from the coding sequence ATGTCCGATATTACGATCCACGAACTGGAAGCCGCGATCAATTTCTGGCGTTCCCGCTCGCCTTCGAGCGGTGACGAACTCGTTCTGTGCAAGGAGGCAAGCGCGCTCTCCAAGCCGTATGCGCTGATGATTGTACAGCGACAGACCGTGCTGCCGCAGGAAGGAATGGACGAGATTGCCCGCGCCGCGTGGGATTCTTACGTGTCCCTTAAGAATGGCCTAAAGAAGTGA
- the phhA gene encoding phenylalanine 4-monooxygenase, producing MSVPNTAKLKEQFDAGLETRADFTIDQPMHRYGAVDHAVWKQLYTRQTALLKGRVCDEFLEGVERLNLSPESVPSFDAINEQLIPATGWRIVAVPGLVPDQVFFEHLANRRFPVTWWMRRPDQLDYLQEPDCFHDLYGHVPLLINPVFADYMHAYGRAALAANDANALPLLARLYWYTVEFGLIRDDASPNGVKIYGAGIVSSKGETLYSQQSDAPNRIAFDLERVMQTQYRIDTFQKTYFVIDDFSQLFDVARTDFAPLLAKLAHAAPFPAGEVRAADAVITRGTGEGWATDGDI from the coding sequence ATGTCCGTCCCGAACACCGCGAAGCTCAAGGAGCAATTCGACGCCGGCCTCGAAACCCGCGCAGACTTCACCATCGACCAGCCGATGCATCGCTACGGCGCGGTCGATCACGCGGTGTGGAAACAGCTCTATACGCGGCAGACGGCGCTGCTCAAGGGGCGCGTGTGCGACGAGTTTCTGGAAGGCGTCGAGCGGCTGAATCTGTCGCCGGAAAGCGTGCCTTCGTTTGACGCGATCAACGAACAACTGATCCCTGCGACGGGCTGGCGGATCGTCGCCGTGCCGGGTCTCGTGCCGGATCAGGTATTTTTCGAGCATCTGGCGAACCGCCGCTTTCCCGTGACATGGTGGATGCGCCGTCCGGATCAGCTCGACTACCTGCAGGAGCCCGACTGCTTCCACGATCTGTACGGGCATGTGCCGCTGCTGATCAACCCGGTGTTCGCCGACTACATGCACGCGTACGGCCGCGCGGCCCTTGCCGCGAACGACGCGAACGCGCTGCCGCTGCTCGCGCGCCTGTATTGGTACACAGTCGAGTTCGGCCTGATCCGCGACGACGCGAGTCCAAACGGCGTAAAAATCTACGGTGCAGGAATCGTGTCGAGCAAAGGCGAGACGCTCTACAGCCAGCAAAGCGACGCACCCAATCGCATCGCATTCGATCTCGAACGCGTGATGCAGACGCAGTACCGGATCGACACGTTTCAAAAGACCTACTTCGTGATCGACGATTTCTCGCAACTGTTCGACGTCGCGCGTACCGACTTCGCGCCGCTGCTGGCAAAGCTCGCGCATGCCGCCCCGTTCCCCGCAGGCGAAGTGCGTGCCGCCGACGCCGTCATCACACGCGGCACGGGCGAAGGCTGGGCAACGGACGGCGACATCTGA
- a CDS encoding class IV adenylate cyclase translates to MARNIEIKARAQHFEQLRERAAALSPDAPLIFRQQDFFYDVPRGRLKLRQFDDGTPAELIFYQRDDRDGPKASYYTRSPVTNPEAMHSLLATALTTRGIVTKERHVYIVGRTRIHLDRVDGLGDFVELEVVLAQDDDEEGGEKEAHAVFSKLGVPESDLVAVAYVDMLNQEPLKAA, encoded by the coding sequence ATGGCCCGCAACATCGAAATCAAAGCCCGCGCGCAGCACTTCGAGCAGCTTCGCGAGCGCGCCGCTGCGCTTTCGCCTGATGCTCCGTTGATTTTTCGCCAGCAGGACTTTTTCTACGACGTGCCGCGTGGCCGCCTGAAGTTGCGCCAGTTCGACGACGGCACACCCGCCGAACTGATCTTCTATCAGCGCGACGACCGCGACGGCCCGAAGGCGTCGTACTACACGCGCAGCCCGGTGACGAACCCCGAAGCGATGCACTCCCTGCTCGCCACCGCGCTCACCACGCGCGGCATCGTCACGAAGGAGCGCCATGTGTATATCGTCGGGCGCACGCGGATTCACCTGGACCGCGTCGACGGTCTGGGCGATTTCGTCGAGCTCGAAGTCGTGCTCGCGCAGGATGACGACGAAGAAGGCGGCGAAAAAGAAGCGCACGCCGTGTTCTCGAAGCTGGGCGTGCCGGAATCGGACCTGGTTGCCGTCGCCTATGTGGACATGCTGAATCAGGAGCCGTTGAAAGCCGCCTGA